A DNA window from Mycolicibacter hiberniae contains the following coding sequences:
- a CDS encoding xylulokinase, with the protein MNRAERVVLAVDLGTGGPKVGFVSLDGTVLWSDHVAVATEYGPSGAATQDAGLWWEIICDATRRGLAEGGVSGERVTGVSITGQWASTVPVDAQGRPVGPCVMWMDSRGEPYSRKAFGGWLAGYRPRVVLSWLRRNGGVPSPNGDDPVGHMLHLQHGDPAVFAKARWLLEPVDYLSMCFTGRAVASPASMTGSWLTDNRNPAVLDYDDVLVRLAGVDRAKLPPLLPTGSIIGPVAPEVAAELGISPAAKVVTGSTDMHSAAVGSGAVQPGELHLTISTTSWISCPMPSKKTDVFHQLATVPGLDPSSYLLVDMQDTAGRALEWLRDNVFDGLDYDGMTELAAGAPVGSNGVIFTPWLKGERSPVDDRRARGGFHNLSLATTRADLVRAVLEGVAYNSRWLLQYLNRFAPNSGPIRIIGGGARSDLWCQIMADVTGRTYERVADPLNAQLRGAALFAGIGLGELHRDELRHLTPLDGVFEPEAGNREVYDRIFAEFPKLYKAQKGMFGRLN; encoded by the coding sequence ATGAACCGTGCTGAGCGTGTCGTGCTCGCCGTCGATCTCGGTACCGGCGGCCCCAAAGTGGGTTTCGTCTCGCTGGACGGCACCGTGCTGTGGTCGGACCATGTCGCGGTCGCGACCGAGTACGGCCCGAGCGGAGCAGCCACCCAGGATGCCGGTCTGTGGTGGGAGATCATCTGTGACGCCACCCGGCGTGGCCTTGCCGAAGGAGGCGTAAGCGGCGAGCGGGTCACCGGGGTGTCGATCACCGGGCAGTGGGCCAGCACCGTGCCCGTCGATGCCCAAGGGCGCCCGGTGGGGCCCTGCGTGATGTGGATGGACAGTCGCGGCGAGCCCTACAGCCGCAAGGCGTTCGGCGGCTGGCTGGCCGGTTACCGGCCACGTGTGGTGCTCAGCTGGCTGCGCCGCAACGGCGGGGTGCCGTCCCCTAACGGCGATGACCCGGTCGGGCACATGCTGCACCTGCAGCACGGCGACCCGGCGGTGTTCGCCAAAGCCCGCTGGCTGCTTGAGCCGGTGGACTACCTGAGCATGTGCTTCACCGGGCGGGCAGTCGCATCACCGGCGTCGATGACAGGCAGCTGGCTCACCGACAACCGAAATCCGGCAGTGCTGGACTACGACGACGTCCTGGTGCGGCTGGCCGGTGTCGACCGCGCGAAGCTGCCACCGCTGCTGCCCACTGGATCGATCATCGGCCCGGTGGCACCGGAGGTCGCCGCCGAGCTCGGCATTTCGCCTGCGGCGAAGGTGGTCACCGGCAGCACGGACATGCACAGCGCCGCCGTGGGATCCGGTGCGGTTCAGCCGGGCGAGTTGCACCTGACCATCTCCACCACCTCGTGGATCAGTTGCCCGATGCCGTCGAAGAAGACCGATGTGTTTCATCAACTGGCCACGGTTCCGGGCCTCGACCCGTCCTCCTACCTCTTGGTCGACATGCAGGACACCGCCGGGCGCGCATTGGAGTGGTTGCGCGACAACGTCTTCGACGGCCTGGACTACGACGGGATGACGGAGCTGGCGGCCGGCGCTCCGGTCGGCTCGAACGGGGTGATCTTCACCCCGTGGCTCAAGGGCGAACGCTCCCCCGTCGACGACCGTCGGGCCCGTGGCGGTTTCCACAACCTTTCGCTGGCCACCACCCGTGCCGATCTGGTGCGCGCGGTGCTCGAAGGGGTGGCCTACAACAGTCGGTGGCTGCTGCAGTACCTGAATCGGTTCGCACCCAACTCCGGGCCGATCCGGATCATCGGCGGAGGGGCGCGGTCGGACCTGTGGTGCCAGATCATGGCCGACGTGACGGGCCGCACCTACGAACGAGTCGCTGACCCGTTGAACGCCCAGCTCCGCGGCGCAGCGTTGTTCGCCGGGATCGGGTTGGGCGAACTGCATCGCGACGAGCTACGCCACCTGACTCCGCTCGACGGCGTGTTCGAACCCGAGGCCGGCAATCGCGAGGTCTACGACCGGATTTTCGCGGAGTTCCCCAAGCTCTACAAGGCGCAGAAGGGCATGTTCGGCCGCCTCAACTGA
- a CDS encoding pyridoxal phosphate-dependent decarboxylase family protein: MSDFPYADRFTVNRTLPEQGRPREEVLAELREMAQAEDPTWETGKVSGTMYCGDHEHYGFLDEAFGLFAHVNVLQRDICPSATKFEGEVIAMALDLMHADAVTDGDPAGMVTTGGTGSIIHALLAYREHAAKHRGVTRPNFIKPETGHPAFDKGCHLFGIELRKAPIDPQTAQADIDWVANNIDENTIAIMGSACNYGYGTVDPIPELGQLAAERGVGLHVDACLGGFVLPFANELGYDVPLFDFRVPGVTSISADNHKYGYALKGASTLLFRDKSYRNAQYFFLPDWTGGKYMSPGIEGSRSGGLIAAAWASMVQLGREGYLRYAKAILETASAMQDAVRSHPELTIIGSPTFCFSFRSEEFDIYHVADAMKPKGWRFNGQQYPNAIHMAVTRPQTQPGVVAAFAADLAEAVEYAKAQTAAGQTPVSAAVYGGVPGGMTAEAAQFIEGFMEHILDTQQSLPPL; encoded by the coding sequence ATGTCCGATTTCCCGTATGCGGACCGCTTCACCGTCAACCGCACGCTGCCCGAGCAGGGCCGGCCGCGCGAGGAAGTGCTCGCGGAGTTGCGTGAGATGGCGCAGGCCGAGGACCCCACCTGGGAAACCGGCAAGGTGTCGGGAACGATGTATTGCGGCGACCATGAGCACTACGGCTTCCTGGACGAGGCATTCGGCCTGTTCGCCCACGTGAACGTGCTGCAGCGCGACATCTGCCCGTCGGCCACCAAGTTCGAGGGCGAGGTCATCGCGATGGCGCTCGATCTGATGCACGCCGACGCGGTCACCGACGGGGATCCGGCCGGGATGGTCACCACCGGCGGGACCGGCAGCATCATCCACGCGCTGCTGGCCTACCGCGAGCACGCCGCCAAGCACCGCGGCGTCACCCGGCCGAACTTCATCAAGCCCGAGACGGGCCACCCCGCCTTCGACAAGGGCTGCCACCTGTTCGGCATCGAACTGCGCAAGGCGCCCATCGACCCGCAGACCGCCCAGGCCGACATCGACTGGGTGGCGAACAACATCGACGAGAACACCATCGCGATCATGGGTTCGGCCTGCAACTACGGCTACGGAACCGTCGACCCGATCCCGGAACTGGGGCAGCTGGCGGCCGAGCGCGGCGTGGGCCTGCACGTCGACGCCTGCCTGGGCGGTTTCGTGCTGCCGTTCGCCAACGAGTTGGGCTACGACGTACCGCTTTTCGACTTCCGGGTTCCCGGTGTCACCAGCATCTCGGCGGACAACCACAAGTACGGCTACGCCCTGAAGGGCGCCTCGACCCTGCTGTTCCGCGACAAGTCCTACCGCAACGCGCAGTACTTCTTTCTGCCGGACTGGACCGGCGGAAAGTACATGTCGCCGGGTATCGAGGGTTCCCGCTCGGGCGGGCTGATCGCCGCCGCGTGGGCGTCCATGGTGCAGCTGGGCCGCGAGGGGTACCTCCGCTACGCCAAGGCGATCCTGGAGACCGCGTCGGCGATGCAGGACGCGGTGCGCAGCCATCCGGAACTGACGATCATCGGTTCGCCCACATTCTGCTTCAGCTTCCGCTCCGAGGAGTTCGACATCTACCACGTCGCGGACGCCATGAAGCCCAAGGGCTGGCGGTTCAACGGCCAGCAGTACCCCAACGCCATCCACATGGCCGTCACCCGCCCCCAGACCCAGCCCGGCGTGGTCGCGGCGTTCGCCGCCGACCTCGCGGAAGCCGTCGAATACGCCAAGGCACAGACCGCTGCCGGGCAGACGCCGGTCAGTGCGGCCGTCTACGGCGGAGTGCCCGGTGGGATGACCGCTGAGGCAGCGCAATTCATCGAGGGCTTCATGGAGCACATCCTCGACACCCAGCAGTCGTTGCCGCCCCTGTGA
- the hrcA gene encoding heat-inducible transcriptional repressor HrcA, with protein MGVADERRFEVLRAIVADFVATKEPIGSKALVERHNLGVSPATVRNDMAVLEAEGYIAQPHTSSGRIPTEKGYREFVDRLDDVKPLSSAERRAILSFLDSGVDLDDVLRRAVRTLAQLTRQVAVVQYPTLSVSTVRHLEVVALTPARLLLVVITDSGRVDQRIVELGDPIDDHQLSQLREMLGAALEGKRISAASTAVADLAGHLDGRSGLAPGLANAVGRSATVLLESLVEHREERLLLGGTANLTRSAADFGSSLRSVLEVLEEQVVVLRLLAAQQEAGKVTVRIGHETEAQEMAGASVVSTVYGSQGTVYGGMGVLGPTRMDYPGTIASVAAVAKYIGEVLGAR; from the coding sequence ATGGGCGTGGCCGATGAGCGCCGCTTCGAGGTACTGCGTGCCATCGTCGCCGACTTCGTCGCCACCAAGGAGCCGATCGGCTCGAAAGCCTTGGTCGAAAGACACAACCTGGGAGTGTCCCCGGCCACGGTGCGCAACGACATGGCGGTGCTGGAAGCCGAAGGCTACATCGCCCAACCGCACACCAGCTCGGGACGCATTCCCACCGAGAAGGGCTACCGGGAGTTCGTCGACCGTCTCGACGACGTCAAACCGCTGTCGTCGGCCGAACGCCGGGCCATCCTGTCGTTCCTGGACTCCGGTGTCGACCTCGACGACGTGCTGCGGCGCGCCGTCCGCACCCTGGCGCAGCTGACCCGTCAGGTGGCCGTCGTGCAGTACCCCACGCTGTCGGTGTCGACGGTGCGGCACCTGGAGGTGGTCGCGCTGACCCCTGCGCGGCTGCTGCTGGTGGTCATCACCGACTCCGGCCGGGTCGATCAGCGCATCGTCGAACTCGGTGACCCCATCGACGACCACCAGCTCAGCCAGCTGCGGGAAATGCTCGGCGCGGCGTTGGAGGGCAAGCGGATCTCGGCGGCGTCCACGGCGGTCGCCGACCTCGCCGGCCATCTGGACGGCCGCAGCGGGCTGGCCCCCGGCCTGGCCAACGCGGTCGGGCGCTCGGCGACGGTGCTGCTGGAATCGCTGGTCGAGCACCGCGAGGAGCGGCTGCTGCTGGGCGGTACGGCCAACCTGACCCGCAGTGCCGCCGACTTCGGCAGCTCGCTGCGGTCGGTGCTGGAGGTGCTCGAGGAGCAGGTCGTGGTGTTGCGGCTGCTGGCTGCGCAGCAGGAGGCCGGTAAGGTCACGGTACGCATCGGACACGAGACCGAAGCGCAGGAGATGGCCGGCGCCTCGGTGGTGTCCACCGTTTACGGGTCACAGGGCACCGTGTACGGCGGTATGGGGGTCCTGGGGCCCACCCGGATGGACTATCCGGGAACCATCGCCAGTGTTGCGGCAGTTGCTAAGTACATCGGTGAAGTGCTCGGGGCTCGCTAG
- the dnaJ gene encoding molecular chaperone DnaJ encodes MARDYYGLLGVDRDASDTELKRAYRKLARTYHPDVNPDEEAQAKFKEITAAYEVLSDPEKRRIVDLGGDPLESGAGNGFGGGFGGGFGGLGDVFEAFFGGGAASRGPTGRVRPGSDSLLRMRLDLTECATGVTKSVTVDTAVLCDRCKGRGTNGDSRPVTCDTCHGRGEVQSVQRSLLGQVMTSRPCPTCRGVGEVIPDPCHQCGGDGRVRARREISVKIPAGVGDGMRVRLAAQGEVGPGGGPAGDLYVEVHEQPHDIFTRDGDDLHCHIRVPMVDAALGTTVTVEAILDGATEITIPAGTQPGATIVLRGHGMPQVRTGVRGDLHAHIEVVVPERLDNHDTELLRQFKEHRDRDTAEVRSAHAPQSGGLFSRLRETFTGR; translated from the coding sequence GTGGCACGCGACTATTACGGATTGCTGGGCGTCGACAGGGACGCCAGTGACACCGAACTCAAGCGCGCCTATCGCAAGCTGGCGCGCACCTACCACCCCGACGTCAACCCCGACGAGGAGGCGCAGGCCAAGTTCAAGGAGATCACCGCGGCCTACGAGGTGCTGTCCGACCCGGAGAAGCGCCGCATCGTCGACCTCGGCGGTGACCCCCTGGAGAGCGGCGCCGGCAACGGTTTCGGCGGCGGCTTCGGCGGTGGGTTCGGCGGCCTCGGGGACGTCTTCGAGGCGTTCTTCGGCGGGGGAGCGGCCTCCCGCGGCCCGACCGGCCGGGTCCGGCCGGGCTCGGACTCGTTGCTGCGCATGCGCCTGGATCTCACCGAGTGCGCGACGGGGGTGACCAAGAGCGTCACCGTCGACACCGCGGTGCTGTGTGACCGCTGCAAAGGCCGCGGCACCAACGGGGATTCGCGCCCGGTGACGTGCGACACCTGCCACGGTCGCGGCGAGGTGCAGAGCGTGCAGCGCTCCCTGCTGGGTCAGGTCATGACCTCGCGGCCGTGCCCCACCTGCCGCGGCGTCGGCGAGGTGATCCCCGACCCGTGCCACCAGTGCGGCGGCGACGGCCGGGTGCGGGCCCGCCGCGAGATCAGCGTGAAGATCCCCGCCGGAGTCGGCGACGGGATGCGCGTCCGGCTGGCCGCCCAAGGGGAGGTCGGTCCGGGCGGGGGCCCCGCCGGCGACCTCTATGTCGAGGTGCACGAGCAGCCCCACGACATCTTCACCCGCGACGGCGACGATCTGCACTGCCACATCAGGGTGCCGATGGTCGATGCGGCGCTGGGCACCACGGTCACCGTCGAGGCGATCCTCGACGGTGCCACCGAAATCACCATCCCGGCCGGCACCCAGCCGGGCGCCACCATCGTGCTGCGCGGCCACGGTATGCCGCAGGTCCGGACCGGGGTGCGCGGCGACCTGCACGCCCACATCGAGGTGGTGGTTCCCGAACGCCTCGACAACCACGACACCGAACTGCTGCGCCAGTTCAAAGAGCACCGCGACCGCGATACCGCCGAAGTCCGCTCGGCGCACGCGCCGCAGAGCGGCGGGCTGTTCAGCCGACTGCGCGAAACCTTCACCGGCCGCTGA
- a CDS encoding 16S rRNA (uracil(1498)-N(3))-methyltransferase gives MAGLFYVDALPEVGALAALDGDAGFHAASVRRIRPGEALTLGDGAGALAHCQVEEADRGGLRARVLDRRQVAPPAPPVTVVQALPKSERSELAIELATEAGADAFLAWQAQRCVARWDGPRADKGVRRWQAVARAAAGQSRRAHVPPVQGVLTTGELVSWVGEQVAAGTTVLVLHDAAGAGLPEVSQAAALALVVGPEGGITEPELAALTGAGAVAARLGPTVLRTSTAAAVALGALGVLTPRWETG, from the coding sequence GTGGCCGGCCTGTTCTATGTCGACGCGCTGCCCGAGGTGGGGGCGTTGGCGGCGCTCGACGGCGACGCCGGCTTTCACGCCGCGTCGGTACGCCGGATCCGGCCCGGGGAAGCGCTGACACTGGGCGACGGCGCCGGTGCGCTGGCGCACTGCCAGGTCGAGGAGGCCGACCGCGGCGGGTTGCGGGCTCGAGTGCTCGACCGCCGGCAGGTCGCGCCGCCGGCGCCGCCGGTCACTGTGGTGCAGGCGCTGCCCAAGTCCGAACGCTCCGAACTGGCGATCGAACTGGCCACTGAGGCCGGCGCCGACGCCTTCCTGGCGTGGCAGGCACAGCGGTGCGTGGCCCGCTGGGACGGCCCGCGCGCCGACAAGGGGGTGCGGCGCTGGCAGGCGGTGGCCCGGGCGGCGGCCGGGCAATCCCGCCGCGCCCACGTCCCGCCGGTCCAGGGCGTACTCACCACCGGTGAGCTGGTGTCGTGGGTCGGCGAACAGGTGGCCGCCGGCACCACCGTCCTGGTGTTGCACGACGCCGCCGGAGCCGGGCTGCCCGAGGTGTCCCAGGCCGCGGCACTGGCCCTGGTGGTCGGACCCGAGGGCGGAATCACCGAGCCGGAGCTGGCGGCGCTGACCGGCGCCGGCGCCGTCGCCGCCCGGCTCGGGCCGACCGTGCTGCGCACCTCGACCGCGGCGGCCGTCGCGCTGGGGGCGCTGGGGGTGCTGACCCCACGCTGGGAGACCGGCTAG
- a CDS encoding PhoH family protein, whose product MTPRDTPAAGPASQVRSSVEIPSDLVVGLLGSADENLRAIERLLTADLHVRGNAVTISGAPADVALAERVLSELVAIVAGGQALNPEAVRHSVGMLVGTGNESPAEVLTLDILSRRGKTIRPKTLNQKRYVDAIDAHTIVFGIGPAGTGKTYLAMAKAVSALQSKQVTRIILTRPAVEAGERLGFLPGTLSEKIDPYLRPLYDALHDMMDPELIPKLMSSGVIEVAPLAYMRGRTLNDAFIILDEAQNTTAEQMKMFLTRLGFGAKIVVTGDITQIDLPGGARSGLRAAVDILDDVDDIYVAELTSVDVVRHRLVSEIVDAYARHESEQVQPGLAMNRAQRRAPGRSRR is encoded by the coding sequence GTGACGCCCCGCGATACCCCCGCTGCCGGGCCGGCCTCGCAGGTTCGCAGCAGCGTCGAAATTCCATCCGACCTGGTCGTGGGCCTGCTGGGTTCTGCAGATGAGAACCTGCGCGCCATCGAACGACTGCTGACCGCCGACCTGCACGTGCGCGGCAACGCCGTCACCATCTCCGGAGCCCCGGCCGATGTCGCCCTGGCGGAGCGGGTGCTCTCGGAGCTGGTGGCGATCGTGGCCGGCGGCCAGGCCCTGAACCCGGAAGCGGTGCGGCACAGTGTCGGCATGCTGGTGGGCACCGGCAACGAGTCGCCCGCCGAAGTGCTCACGCTCGACATCCTGTCGCGGCGCGGCAAGACCATCCGGCCCAAGACGCTCAACCAGAAGCGCTACGTCGACGCCATCGACGCCCACACCATCGTCTTCGGGATCGGCCCGGCCGGCACCGGCAAGACCTACCTGGCGATGGCGAAGGCCGTCAGTGCGCTGCAGAGCAAGCAGGTGACCCGCATCATCCTGACCCGTCCGGCGGTCGAAGCCGGCGAGCGGCTCGGATTCCTGCCGGGCACCTTGAGCGAGAAGATCGACCCGTATCTGCGCCCGCTCTATGACGCGTTGCACGACATGATGGATCCCGAACTCATACCCAAGCTGATGAGTTCGGGTGTCATCGAGGTGGCGCCGCTGGCCTACATGCGCGGCCGGACCCTCAACGACGCGTTCATCATCCTCGACGAGGCGCAGAACACCACCGCCGAACAGATGAAGATGTTCCTCACCCGGCTGGGTTTCGGGGCCAAGATCGTCGTCACCGGCGACATCACCCAGATCGATCTGCCGGGCGGGGCGAGATCCGGGCTGCGGGCCGCGGTGGACATCCTCGACGACGTCGACGACATCTACGTCGCCGAGCTCACCAGTGTCGACGTAGTGCGCCACCGGCTGGTGTCGGAGATCGTCGACGCCTACGCACGCCACGAATCCGAACAGGTCCAGCCGGGGCTGGCCATGAACCGCGCGCAGCGGCGCGCACCGGGTAGGTCACGCCGATGA
- the ybeY gene encoding rRNA maturation RNase YbeY, whose protein sequence is MSIEVSNESGLDVSEVELISVAKFVLAKMDVNPGAELSMVLLDKAAMADLHMRWMDLPGPTDVMSFPMDELEPGGRPDAPEPGPSMLGDIALCPEFAAEQAAATGHSLGQELALLTVHGVLHLLGYDHAEPDEEKEMFALQRRLLEEWVADQVEAYRAETQSEKDRRLLDKTRYFDEP, encoded by the coding sequence ATGAGCATCGAGGTCTCCAACGAGTCCGGCCTGGACGTCTCCGAGGTCGAGTTGATCAGCGTCGCCAAGTTCGTGCTGGCCAAGATGGACGTCAATCCCGGTGCCGAACTGTCGATGGTGCTGCTGGACAAAGCCGCGATGGCCGACCTGCACATGCGCTGGATGGACCTGCCCGGGCCCACCGACGTCATGAGCTTCCCGATGGACGAGCTGGAGCCCGGCGGCCGGCCGGATGCGCCCGAGCCCGGCCCGTCGATGCTCGGTGACATCGCGCTGTGCCCGGAGTTCGCCGCCGAGCAGGCCGCGGCGACCGGACATTCGCTCGGCCAGGAACTGGCCCTGCTCACCGTGCACGGCGTGCTGCATCTGCTGGGCTACGACCACGCCGAGCCGGACGAGGAAAAAGAGATGTTCGCGCTGCAGCGCCGCCTGCTCGAAGAGTGGGTCGCCGACCAGGTGGAGGCCTATCGGGCCGAGACCCAGAGCGAGAAGGACCGTCGCCTGCTCGACAAGACGCGGTACTTCGACGAACCGTGA
- a CDS encoding hemolysin family protein, producing MTETPLLFGVIALIGLGSLFAAIDAAVSTVSQARVEELVRAKRPGAVWLVKLMAERPRYINLVVLLRITCEVTATALLVFLLSAVLGLDWGLFAAAAIMVVVSFVVIGVGPRTLGRQNAYSIALAAALPLQVLSVLLAPISRLLVVLGNALTPGRGFRNGPFASEIELREVVDMAQQRGVVAADERRMIQSVFELADTPAREVMVPRTEMVWIEHDKTAGQATALAVRSGHSRIPVIGENVDDILGVVYLKDLVQQTYYSTNGGRDTTVAQVMRPAVFMPDSKPLNALLEDMQRSRYHMALLVDEYGAIAGLVTIEDVLEEIVGEIADEYDQGEVAPVEELGDNRFRVSARLPIEDVGELYGVQFDPGLDVDTVGGLLALELGRVPLPGAEVISHGLRLRAEGSRDSRGRVRISTVLVSQVQPAGEEAAVER from the coding sequence GTGACCGAGACACCGCTGCTTTTCGGCGTGATCGCGCTGATCGGCCTGGGGAGTCTGTTCGCGGCGATCGATGCCGCGGTCAGCACCGTTTCCCAGGCGCGCGTCGAGGAGCTGGTGCGCGCGAAGCGGCCCGGTGCCGTCTGGCTGGTCAAGCTGATGGCCGAGCGCCCGCGCTACATCAACCTCGTGGTGTTGTTGCGCATCACCTGCGAGGTCACCGCCACCGCGCTTTTGGTGTTCCTGCTCAGCGCCGTGCTCGGACTGGACTGGGGACTGTTCGCCGCCGCGGCGATCATGGTGGTGGTGAGCTTCGTGGTCATCGGGGTGGGCCCGCGGACCCTGGGCCGCCAGAACGCCTACTCGATCGCGCTGGCCGCCGCGCTTCCCCTGCAGGTCCTGTCGGTGTTGCTCGCCCCCATCAGCCGCCTGCTGGTGGTGCTCGGCAACGCCCTGACGCCCGGGCGCGGGTTCCGCAATGGGCCGTTCGCCTCTGAGATCGAGCTGCGCGAAGTGGTCGACATGGCACAGCAGCGCGGGGTGGTGGCGGCCGACGAGCGGCGGATGATCCAGTCGGTCTTCGAACTCGCCGACACGCCGGCCCGCGAGGTGATGGTGCCGCGCACCGAGATGGTGTGGATCGAGCACGACAAAACCGCTGGTCAGGCCACCGCGCTGGCGGTGCGCAGCGGACATTCCCGCATTCCGGTGATCGGCGAGAACGTCGACGACATTCTCGGTGTGGTCTACCTGAAAGACCTTGTCCAACAAACCTATTACTCCACCAACGGGGGGCGCGACACCACGGTGGCGCAGGTGATGCGCCCGGCGGTCTTCATGCCCGACTCCAAGCCGCTCAATGCGCTGCTGGAAGACATGCAGCGCAGCCGCTATCACATGGCGCTGCTGGTCGACGAATACGGCGCGATCGCCGGACTGGTCACCATCGAGGACGTCTTGGAGGAGATCGTCGGCGAGATCGCCGACGAGTACGACCAGGGTGAAGTCGCCCCGGTGGAGGAGTTGGGCGACAACAGGTTCCGGGTTTCGGCGCGGTTGCCCATCGAAGACGTCGGGGAGCTCTACGGCGTCCAGTTCGATCCCGGCCTCGACGTCGACACGGTCGGCGGGCTGCTCGCCCTGGAGCTGGGGCGGGTTCCGCTGCCCGGCGCCGAGGTGATCTCGCACGGTCTGCGCCTGCGGGCCGAGGGCAGTCGCGACTCCCGCGGGCGGGTGCGGATCAGCACGGTTCTGGTCAGTCAGGTCCAGCCTGCCGGTGAAGAGGCCGCAGTTGAGCGGTGA
- the era gene encoding GTPase Era: MTESDSGFHSGFVCLVGRPNTGKSTLTNALVGAKVAITSNRPQTTRHTIRGIVHRDDFQIILVDTPGLHRPRTLLGKRLNDLVRDTYSQVDVICLCIPADEPIGPGDRWIVEQIRAVAPKTTLVVVVTKIDKTSRDKVAAQLVAVGELAPEAEIVPVSAVSGEQVDVLISVLAAALPVGPAFYPDGELTDEPEETLMAEFIREAALEGVRDELPHSLAVVIEEVRSREDREDLIEVYAVLYVERNSQKGIVIGRGGSRLREVGTAARTQIEKLLGTKVFLDLRVKVAKNWQRDPKQLGRLGF; the protein is encoded by the coding sequence GTGACCGAGTCTGATTCCGGGTTCCATTCGGGCTTCGTGTGTCTGGTCGGCCGGCCCAACACGGGCAAGTCGACGCTCACCAACGCCCTGGTGGGCGCGAAGGTGGCGATCACCTCGAACCGCCCGCAGACCACCCGGCACACCATTCGCGGCATCGTGCACCGCGACGACTTCCAGATCATCCTGGTCGACACGCCCGGCCTGCACCGGCCGCGGACCCTGCTGGGCAAACGGCTCAACGACCTGGTCCGCGACACCTACTCGCAGGTCGACGTGATCTGCCTGTGCATCCCGGCCGACGAACCGATCGGCCCCGGCGACCGCTGGATCGTCGAGCAGATCCGCGCCGTCGCACCCAAGACCACCCTGGTGGTGGTGGTCACCAAGATCGACAAAACCAGTCGCGACAAGGTCGCCGCACAACTGGTCGCGGTCGGCGAGCTGGCGCCCGAAGCCGAGATCGTCCCGGTGTCGGCGGTCAGCGGCGAGCAGGTTGACGTGCTCATTTCCGTGCTGGCAGCCGCGCTGCCCGTCGGTCCGGCCTTCTATCCGGACGGCGAGCTGACCGACGAGCCCGAAGAGACCCTGATGGCGGAGTTCATCCGGGAGGCGGCCCTGGAGGGCGTGCGCGACGAACTACCGCATTCGCTGGCGGTGGTGATCGAGGAAGTGCGCTCGCGGGAGGATCGCGAGGACCTGATCGAGGTCTATGCGGTTCTCTACGTCGAACGCAACAGCCAGAAGGGCATCGTGATCGGCCGGGGTGGATCCCGGCTGCGCGAGGTGGGCACCGCCGCGCGTACGCAGATCGAGAAGTTGTTGGGCACCAAGGTATTTCTCGATCTGCGGGTAAAGGTGGCCAAGAACTGGCAACGCGACCCCAAGCAGCTCGGACGGCTCGGTTTTTAG
- a CDS encoding DUF5642 family protein, with the protein MSVRKSLLVSSVGLLVCAQALAGCGGAQKPIDTTKLFNVQSTFGSDFKTQTKGPNDIDPKILGPQKMPPGVTFDPADCADYAANTGRPPKGIQGKMSMVSIVGDGNQLVAIAMQSDQDLPYDDTDAEKCSHVSFNAGKLTGYLDEVDAPEIENAKTVGSHSEIEITGKDGQQSRESYTFTAYLGKALVQVTANPQAVRGQAPAMVDADRARQLLVDAVAALRD; encoded by the coding sequence ATGTCCGTACGCAAGTCGTTGCTCGTGTCCTCGGTCGGCCTGCTGGTGTGTGCGCAAGCACTGGCCGGCTGCGGGGGCGCGCAGAAGCCGATCGATACCACCAAGCTGTTCAACGTCCAGTCGACGTTCGGCTCCGACTTCAAGACCCAGACCAAGGGTCCTAACGACATCGACCCCAAGATTCTCGGCCCGCAGAAGATGCCTCCCGGCGTGACGTTCGACCCCGCCGACTGCGCCGACTACGCCGCCAACACCGGCCGGCCGCCCAAGGGCATCCAGGGCAAGATGTCGATGGTGTCGATCGTCGGCGACGGCAACCAGCTGGTCGCGATCGCCATGCAGTCCGACCAGGACCTGCCCTACGACGACACCGACGCCGAGAAGTGCAGCCACGTCTCGTTCAACGCCGGCAAGCTCACCGGCTACCTCGACGAGGTCGACGCCCCGGAGATCGAGAACGCCAAGACGGTGGGATCGCACTCCGAGATCGAGATCACCGGCAAGGACGGCCAGCAGTCCCGCGAGTCCTACACCTTCACCGCCTACCTGGGCAAGGCACTGGTGCAGGTCACGGCCAACCCGCAGGCGGTCCGCGGCCAGGCCCCGGCGATGGTCGACGCCGACCGGGCGCGGCAGTTGTTGGTCGACGCGGTGGCAGCGCTGCGCGACTAG